The following are encoded together in the Xanthomonas vesicatoria ATCC 35937 genome:
- the yihA gene encoding ribosome biogenesis GTP-binding protein YihA/YsxC: MSLLIEQARYHLSAHNARQLPDDGGYEVAFAGRSNAGKSSALNALTRQNSLARVSKTPGRTQQLVFFQIQPERYLVDLPGYGYAKVPQDLQAHWQAFIDRYFRTREALRGLVVVMDIRHPLKDYDLQMLGYAAERGLPAHGLLTKADKLGRGQQMQTLQKVKKEVTSRFGDSVTVQTYSGESRQGVDELRGIVGGWLGLDGVPPAAE; the protein is encoded by the coding sequence ATGTCGCTCCTTATCGAACAAGCCCGCTACCACCTGTCCGCCCACAACGCCCGGCAATTGCCCGACGATGGCGGCTACGAGGTGGCCTTTGCCGGCCGATCCAACGCCGGAAAATCCAGCGCACTCAATGCGCTGACCCGCCAGAACTCGCTGGCCCGTGTGTCCAAGACCCCCGGCCGCACCCAGCAGCTGGTGTTCTTCCAGATCCAGCCCGAGCGCTATCTGGTGGATCTGCCCGGCTACGGCTACGCCAAGGTGCCGCAGGACCTGCAGGCGCACTGGCAGGCCTTCATCGACCGCTATTTCCGCACCCGCGAGGCGCTGCGTGGCCTGGTGGTGGTAATGGACATCCGCCATCCGCTCAAGGATTACGACCTGCAGATGCTCGGCTACGCCGCAGAACGCGGCCTGCCTGCGCATGGGCTGCTGACCAAGGCCGACAAGCTCGGCCGTGGCCAGCAGATGCAGACCCTGCAGAAGGTCAAGAAGGAAGTGACCTCGCGCTTCGGCGACAGCGTGACCGTGCAGACCTACTCGGGCGAGTCGCGCCAGGGCGTGGACGAGTTGCGCGGCATCGTCGGCGGCTGGCTGGGCCTGGATGGGGTGCCGCCTGCAGCGGAGTGA
- a CDS encoding c-type cytochrome encodes MRHARVLVLAALAVPVVAAVAFAQSAVTPIPDPPPVRVAPLEVDLAKTTWGDAKAGQAKAAACAACHGPDGNPAVAMYPRIAGQTERYVAHQVALIASGERNTGMSAVMVPFVKDLTAQDMRDLGAYFATQKASAGVADDAVIAEGPYQGMKFYEVGEKLYRGGDIARGVPACMACHGPSGGGNPGPAYPRLGGQHADYVARRLKEYQAGTTQERNPALFNIMAQVARPLSEQEIQALSSYLQGLHDRADDAAATQTPAGTPARS; translated from the coding sequence ATGCGCCATGCTCGTGTGCTAGTCCTCGCCGCCCTCGCCGTGCCGGTCGTTGCGGCCGTGGCGTTTGCGCAATCGGCAGTCACGCCGATCCCCGATCCGCCGCCCGTGCGCGTTGCGCCGTTGGAGGTGGATCTGGCAAAGACCACCTGGGGCGATGCCAAGGCCGGCCAGGCCAAGGCCGCCGCCTGCGCGGCCTGCCACGGCCCGGACGGCAATCCGGCGGTGGCGATGTACCCGCGCATCGCCGGGCAAACCGAGCGCTACGTGGCGCATCAGGTGGCGCTGATTGCAAGCGGCGAACGCAATACCGGGATGTCGGCGGTGATGGTGCCGTTCGTCAAGGACCTGACCGCACAGGACATGCGCGATCTGGGCGCCTACTTCGCCACCCAGAAGGCGTCCGCCGGGGTCGCCGACGATGCGGTGATCGCCGAAGGGCCATATCAGGGCATGAAGTTCTACGAGGTCGGGGAAAAGCTCTACCGCGGTGGCGACATCGCGCGTGGCGTGCCGGCCTGCATGGCCTGCCACGGCCCGTCCGGTGGCGGCAACCCTGGCCCGGCGTATCCGCGCCTGGGCGGCCAGCATGCCGACTACGTGGCGCGACGCCTGAAGGAATACCAGGCCGGCACTACCCAGGAGCGCAACCCGGCGCTGTTCAATATCATGGCGCAGGTGGCACGCCCGCTGAGCGAGCAGGAGATCCAGGCGCTGTCCAGTTATCTGCAAGGTCTGCACGACCGCGCCGACGATGCCGCCGCTACGCAGACGCCTGCCGGGACGCCGGCGCGCTCATGA
- a CDS encoding thiol:disulfide interchange protein DsbA/DsbL, whose translation MNLLSRLSLLLLILMPLAACAADKKAPPVEGEDYTLIDGGQPYAPLAGKVEVVEVFGYTCPHCAHFEPTLEAWAAKQPSYVRFTPVPAAFGGFWDAFARAYFAADILGVAKRSHRAMFDAIHEKQSVPTQNVAPEELAAFYADYGVPQQRFVDTFKSAEVDAKLKAAREFAQRSKLPGTPAIIVNGRYLIGARNYPDMLRVADYLIAREHAAPAKR comes from the coding sequence ATGAATCTGCTTTCCCGCCTGTCCCTGCTGCTGTTGATCCTGATGCCACTGGCGGCCTGCGCCGCCGACAAAAAGGCGCCCCCGGTCGAAGGCGAGGACTACACCCTGATCGACGGCGGCCAGCCGTATGCGCCGCTGGCCGGCAAGGTCGAAGTGGTGGAGGTGTTCGGCTACACCTGCCCGCATTGCGCACACTTCGAGCCGACGCTGGAAGCCTGGGCAGCCAAGCAACCGTCGTACGTGCGTTTCACCCCGGTGCCGGCCGCCTTTGGCGGGTTCTGGGACGCGTTTGCGCGCGCGTACTTCGCTGCAGACATCCTCGGCGTGGCCAAACGCAGCCACCGCGCCATGTTCGACGCCATCCACGAGAAGCAGAGCGTGCCGACCCAGAACGTGGCGCCGGAAGAGCTGGCTGCGTTCTATGCCGACTACGGCGTGCCGCAGCAGCGCTTCGTCGACACGTTCAAGAGCGCGGAGGTGGATGCCAAGCTCAAGGCCGCACGCGAGTTCGCGCAGCGCAGCAAGCTGCCCGGCACCCCGGCCATCATCGTCAACGGGCGCTATCTGATCGGCGCGCGCAACTACCCGGACATGCTGCGCGTGGCCGACTACCTCATCGCCCGCGAGCACGCCGCGCCTGCCAAGCGCTGA
- a CDS encoding thiol:disulfide interchange protein DsbA/DsbL encodes MKTRFALTLMALLPILVACKAQDGSSDTAPAAATPAAETTPAPAATPAADPAAPPAVGESATTPPAAAPSAAPRAPNGPEPVAGTDYMDIQAGQPYQQAAGKIEVAEIFGYVCPACNAFQPLVGPWKAGLPSDVHFVYVPAMFGGPWDDYARAFYAAETLGVQEKTHEALYKAIHVDQTLKGERGKDSVQDIAAFYAKYGVDQKTFIDTMSSFGVSAKTNRAKQFATRSQITGTPSLIVNGKYLVKGKSFPDMLRIADHLIARERATLAK; translated from the coding sequence ATGAAGACCCGCTTCGCCCTGACGCTGATGGCGCTGCTGCCGATCCTGGTCGCCTGCAAGGCCCAGGACGGCTCGTCCGACACCGCACCTGCCGCCGCCACACCGGCTGCCGAAACGACGCCTGCACCTGCCGCTACACCGGCCGCCGATCCGGCCGCCCCGCCTGCGGTTGGCGAAAGCGCCACCACGCCGCCTGCCGCCGCACCCAGCGCCGCTCCGCGTGCACCGAACGGCCCCGAGCCGGTCGCCGGCACGGACTACATGGACATCCAGGCAGGCCAGCCGTACCAGCAGGCCGCCGGCAAGATCGAAGTGGCCGAAATCTTTGGCTATGTCTGCCCGGCCTGCAACGCGTTCCAGCCGCTGGTCGGTCCGTGGAAGGCCGGGCTGCCGTCCGACGTGCATTTCGTCTATGTACCGGCGATGTTCGGTGGCCCGTGGGACGACTATGCCCGTGCGTTCTATGCCGCCGAAACGCTGGGCGTGCAGGAAAAGACCCATGAAGCGCTGTACAAGGCCATCCACGTCGACCAGACCCTCAAGGGCGAGCGCGGCAAGGATTCGGTGCAGGACATCGCCGCGTTCTACGCCAAGTACGGCGTCGACCAGAAGACCTTCATCGACACCATGAGCAGCTTCGGCGTCTCGGCCAAGACCAACCGCGCCAAGCAGTTCGCCACCCGTAGCCAGATCACCGGCACGCCGTCGCTGATCGTCAACGGCAAGTACCTGGTCAAGGGCAAGAGCTTCCCGGACATGCTGCGTATCGCCGATCACCTGATCGCGCGCGAACGCGCCACCCTGGCCAAGTGA
- a CDS encoding endonuclease/exonuclease/phosphatase family protein codes for MLTANIQAGSSTRRYSDYVTRSWSHALPLGAKRTSLDSIAKLAGDRDIVGLQEADPGSLRSGFTNQTHYLAERAGFHYWSHQPNRRMGGVASSANGLLSKLEPLEVQDHALPGRIGGRGILLAKFGQGRDGLAVAVAHLSLGANSRMAQLAFIAELLSEHPNAMLMGDFNCVADRPEMQALYRHTRLQPPSGVVHTFPSWRPDRAIDHILVSDSLVIEHTEAIPAAFSDHLAVGMDIRVPLQLLR; via the coding sequence GTGCTGACCGCCAATATCCAGGCCGGTTCCAGCACCCGCCGCTACAGCGATTACGTGACCCGCAGCTGGTCGCATGCGTTGCCGCTGGGCGCAAAGCGCACCAGCCTGGACAGCATCGCCAAGCTGGCCGGCGACCGCGACATCGTCGGACTGCAGGAGGCCGACCCAGGCAGCCTGCGCTCGGGCTTCACCAACCAGACCCACTATCTGGCCGAGCGTGCCGGCTTCCATTACTGGAGCCACCAGCCCAACCGCCGCATGGGCGGGGTGGCCTCCAGCGCCAACGGTTTGCTGAGCAAGCTGGAGCCGCTGGAAGTGCAGGACCACGCCCTGCCCGGCCGCATCGGTGGGCGCGGCATCCTGCTGGCCAAGTTCGGGCAAGGCCGCGACGGGTTGGCGGTGGCGGTGGCGCATCTGTCGCTGGGCGCCAATTCGCGCATGGCCCAGCTGGCCTTCATTGCCGAGCTGCTCTCCGAGCATCCGAACGCAATGCTGATGGGCGACTTCAACTGCGTGGCCGACCGGCCGGAGATGCAGGCGCTGTATCGGCATACGCGATTGCAGCCGCCGAGCGGCGTGGTGCACACCTTCCCGAGCTGGCGCCCGGACCGGGCGATCGACCATATCCTGGTCAGCGACAGTCTGGTGATCGAACACACCGAAGCGATTCCTGCGGCGTTCTCCGATCACCTGGCCGTCGGCATGGATATCCGCGTTCCGCTGCAGTTGCTGCGCTAG
- the betT gene encoding choline BCCT transporter BetT: MSAVEPQPLPVRTLRPVFLLAATVVCTFALLVALFPLEAGRVLLDAQTLASRNVGWYYLLAMTLYLVFVLGTALSSYGNIKLGADHDEPEFSYLSWAGMLFAAGISITLFFFCVSEPLTHYLQPPQGGTGSGEASARQAMQLLFLHWGLHGWGVFALAAMALAYFAFRHNLPLALRSALYPLIGKRINGPIGYTVDALGIVATVFGIGADMGFGVLHLNAGLSTLFDVPHTHWVQVALIVAMMGAAIVVAVSGVEKGVRWMSDINMLLAIALLLFMLFAGPTQYLLNALMQNLGDYLGSVVGKSFDVYAYGGRADWLGNWTVFYWAWWIGWAPFVGLFIARISRGRTIREFVLGVLLIPLGFTLAWLSIFGNSALDQLLHHGQGALAQQAIEAPQTVLYSLLQGYPWSRTVITVTVAISFVFFVTSADSGTVVLSTLSSHGGEPHDDGPRWLRVFWGVLTAVVTAGLLLAGSMDALKSAVVLASLPFSAVLLLMAWGLSRALSQESQRKRAQLYSPSPLIGQSRHHGGWRQRLGQAMHFPARDEVYRFMHDQVRPAIEAVTTQLQEEGWNVSSRIDDGDMEISVDHGEQQGFRYQVVMRGYLTPSFAAQRLRNQRYYRAEVYLYEGSQDYDLVGYSREQIINDIIDQYERHLQFLHLTR, from the coding sequence ATGAGTGCCGTCGAACCGCAGCCGTTGCCGGTGCGCACCTTGCGGCCGGTGTTTTTGCTGGCGGCGACGGTGGTGTGCACATTCGCCTTGCTGGTTGCGCTGTTTCCGCTGGAGGCAGGCCGTGTGCTGCTGGATGCGCAGACCTTGGCCTCGCGCAATGTCGGCTGGTACTACCTGTTGGCGATGACGCTGTATCTGGTGTTCGTGCTGGGCACCGCGCTCTCCAGCTACGGCAACATCAAGCTTGGCGCCGATCACGACGAGCCGGAATTCAGCTATCTCTCCTGGGCCGGCATGCTGTTTGCCGCCGGCATCAGCATCACGCTGTTCTTCTTCTGCGTCTCCGAACCGCTGACCCATTATCTGCAACCGCCACAAGGCGGCACCGGCAGCGGCGAAGCTTCCGCACGGCAGGCGATGCAGTTGCTGTTTCTGCACTGGGGCCTGCACGGCTGGGGCGTGTTCGCGTTGGCGGCGATGGCGCTGGCGTACTTCGCCTTCCGTCATAACCTGCCGCTGGCCTTGCGCTCGGCGCTGTATCCGCTGATCGGCAAGCGCATCAACGGGCCGATCGGGTACACGGTGGATGCGCTGGGCATCGTGGCGACGGTGTTCGGCATCGGTGCGGACATGGGCTTCGGCGTGCTGCACCTCAACGCCGGGCTGAGCACCTTGTTCGATGTGCCGCATACGCACTGGGTGCAGGTCGCGTTGATCGTGGCGATGATGGGCGCGGCCATCGTGGTGGCGGTGTCCGGCGTTGAAAAAGGCGTGCGCTGGATGTCGGACATCAACATGCTGCTGGCGATCGCGCTGCTGCTGTTCATGCTGTTTGCCGGCCCAACGCAATATTTGCTCAATGCCTTGATGCAGAACCTGGGCGACTACCTGGGCAGCGTGGTCGGCAAGAGTTTCGACGTCTATGCCTATGGCGGCCGTGCCGACTGGCTGGGCAACTGGACGGTGTTCTATTGGGCGTGGTGGATCGGCTGGGCACCTTTTGTCGGCCTGTTCATTGCGCGCATCTCGCGCGGCCGCACCATTCGCGAATTCGTGCTGGGCGTGTTGTTGATCCCGCTCGGCTTTACCCTGGCGTGGCTGTCGATCTTCGGCAATAGCGCGCTGGACCAGTTGCTACATCATGGCCAGGGCGCATTGGCGCAACAGGCCATCGAGGCGCCGCAGACGGTGCTGTACTCGCTCCTGCAAGGCTACCCGTGGAGCCGCACGGTAATCACGGTCACGGTGGCGATCAGCTTCGTGTTCTTTGTCACCTCGGCCGACTCCGGCACCGTCGTGCTGTCCACGTTGTCCTCGCACGGCGGAGAGCCGCACGACGACGGCCCGCGCTGGCTGCGTGTGTTCTGGGGCGTACTCACCGCCGTGGTCACTGCAGGGTTATTGCTGGCCGGTAGCATGGACGCGCTGAAATCGGCGGTGGTGTTGGCGTCGCTGCCGTTTTCTGCGGTGTTGCTGCTGATGGCATGGGGCCTGTCGCGCGCGTTGAGCCAGGAATCGCAGCGCAAACGTGCGCAGCTCTACAGCCCCAGCCCGCTCATCGGGCAATCGCGTCATCACGGCGGCTGGCGTCAGCGTCTGGGCCAGGCGATGCACTTCCCGGCGCGCGATGAGGTCTACCGCTTCATGCACGACCAGGTGCGCCCGGCGATCGAGGCGGTGACCACGCAGTTGCAGGAAGAAGGCTGGAACGTCAGCAGCCGCATCGACGACGGCGACATGGAGATCAGCGTCGATCACGGCGAACAACAGGGCTTCCGCTACCAGGTGGTGATGCGCGGGTATCTCACCCCGTCGTTCGCCGCGCAGCGCTTGCGCAACCAGCGCTATTACCGTGCAGAAGTCTATCTATACGAAGGCAGCCAGGACTACGACCTGGTTGGCTACAGCCGAGAACAAATCATCAACGACATCATCGATCAATACGAGCGTCACCTGCAGTTTTTGCACCTCACGCGCTGA
- the betB gene encoding betaine-aldehyde dehydrogenase — protein sequence MPRFPDQLLYIGGRYVPARGGHTFEVINPATGEVLANVHNAGADDLDAAVDSARAGQRVWAALTTVERSRILLRAVALLRERNDALAELETLNTGKPLSETRSVDIVTGADVLEYYAGVSQALQGAQVPLREGSFFYTRHEPLGVVGAIGAWNYPIQIALWKAAPALAAGNAMIFKPSEVTPLTALKLAELFTEAGLPDGVFNVLPGDGASVGTALTEHPQIEKISFTGGTATGRKVMASASSSSLKDVTMELGGKSPLIVCADADLDLAADIAMMANFYSSGQVCTNGTRVFVPRALRTAFEARLLARVQRIHIGDPLDERTTFGPMVSAAHMQRVLDYIDQGKAEGARLLCGGERLRDGALAQGYYVAPTIFSDCSDVMTIVREEIFGPVLSLLTYEDEDEAVTRANATTYGLAAGVVTPDLARAHRLIHRLEAGICWINTWGESPAPMPVGGYKQSGVGRENGLVTLQAYTRTKSVQVELERYASVF from the coding sequence ATGCCACGTTTCCCCGACCAGCTGCTGTACATCGGCGGCCGCTATGTCCCCGCCCGCGGCGGCCATACATTCGAAGTCATCAACCCCGCCACTGGCGAGGTGCTTGCCAACGTGCACAACGCGGGCGCCGACGATCTGGACGCTGCGGTCGACAGCGCCAGGGCCGGCCAACGCGTGTGGGCCGCGCTTACCACGGTGGAGCGCTCGCGCATCCTGCTGCGCGCAGTGGCGTTGCTGCGCGAGCGCAACGATGCGCTGGCCGAGCTGGAAACCCTCAACACCGGCAAGCCGCTGAGCGAAACGCGCAGCGTGGACATCGTCACCGGCGCGGACGTGCTGGAGTATTACGCCGGCGTGTCGCAGGCACTGCAAGGCGCACAGGTGCCCCTGCGCGAAGGCAGCTTCTTCTACACCCGGCACGAGCCGCTCGGCGTGGTCGGCGCGATCGGCGCATGGAATTACCCGATCCAGATCGCACTGTGGAAGGCGGCACCGGCATTGGCCGCCGGCAACGCCATGATCTTCAAGCCCAGCGAAGTCACCCCGCTTACTGCACTGAAGCTGGCAGAACTGTTCACCGAAGCCGGCCTGCCCGATGGTGTATTCAACGTCCTGCCCGGCGACGGCGCCAGCGTGGGCACCGCGCTCACCGAGCACCCGCAGATCGAAAAGATCAGCTTCACCGGCGGTACCGCGACTGGACGCAAGGTGATGGCCAGCGCATCGAGTTCATCGTTGAAAGACGTGACCATGGAACTGGGCGGCAAGTCGCCCCTGATCGTCTGCGCCGATGCGGATCTGGATCTGGCCGCCGACATCGCGATGATGGCCAACTTCTACAGCTCCGGGCAGGTGTGCACCAATGGCACCCGGGTGTTCGTGCCGCGAGCGCTGCGCACCGCCTTCGAAGCGCGGTTGCTGGCACGCGTGCAACGCATCCATATCGGCGACCCGCTCGATGAACGCACCACCTTCGGCCCGATGGTGAGCGCAGCGCACATGCAGCGCGTGCTGGACTACATCGACCAGGGCAAGGCCGAAGGTGCGCGCCTGCTGTGCGGCGGCGAGCGGTTACGCGACGGTGCGCTGGCACAGGGCTATTACGTAGCGCCGACGATCTTCAGCGATTGCAGCGATGTGATGACGATCGTGCGCGAGGAAATCTTCGGGCCGGTGCTGAGCCTGCTCACCTACGAGGACGAAGACGAAGCGGTGACCCGTGCCAATGCGACCACCTACGGGTTGGCTGCCGGTGTGGTCACGCCCGATCTGGCGCGTGCGCACCGGCTGATCCATCGCCTGGAAGCAGGCATCTGCTGGATCAACACCTGGGGCGAGTCGCCCGCACCGATGCCGGTAGGTGGCTACAAGCAATCGGGCGTGGGTCGCGAGAACGGGTTGGTCACCTTGCAGGCCTATACGCGCACCAAGTCGGTTCAGGTCGAGCTGGAACGCTACGCATCGGTGTTTTGA
- the betA gene encoding choline dehydrogenase, whose protein sequence is MQREYDYIIIGAGSAGNVLAARLTEDPGVTVLLLEAGGPDYRLDFRTQMPAALAFPLQGRRYNWGYETEPEPHMDNRRMECGRGKGLGGSSLINGMCYIRGNALDFDHWAKRPGLEDWSYRDVLPYFREAETRDIGANDYHGGDGPVSVATPKNDNNVLFHAMVDAGVQAGYPRTDDLNGYQQEGFGPMDRTVTPRGRRASTARGYLDMAKPRDGLHIVTHATTDRILFAGKRAIGVHYLVGNSSEGINAHARREVLVCAGAIASPQLLQRSGVGAPDLLRALDVQLVHDLPGVGQNLQDHLEVYIQYACTKPVSLYPALQWWNQPAIGAEWLFAGTGTGASNQFEAGGFIRTRDEFDWPNIQYHFLPVAINYNGSNAVKEHGFQAHVGSMRTPSRGRVHAKSRDPHQHPSILFNYQSTDQDWQEFRDAIRITREIIAQPALDAYRGREISPSADCKTDAELDAFVRSRAETAYHPSCSCAMGTDDMAVVDGQGRVHGMDGLRVIDASIMPRIITGNLNATTIMIAEKIADRMRGRTPLPRSTADYYIAGDAPVRR, encoded by the coding sequence ATGCAACGCGAATACGACTACATCATCATCGGCGCCGGCTCGGCAGGCAATGTGCTGGCCGCACGTCTGACCGAAGACCCGGGCGTGACGGTGCTCTTGCTTGAAGCGGGCGGGCCGGATTACCGGCTGGATTTCCGCACCCAGATGCCGGCCGCGCTGGCGTTTCCCCTGCAGGGCCGCCGCTACAACTGGGGGTACGAAACCGAGCCGGAGCCGCACATGGACAACCGGCGCATGGAATGCGGGCGCGGCAAAGGCCTGGGCGGTTCCTCATTGATCAACGGCATGTGCTACATCCGCGGCAACGCGCTCGATTTCGATCACTGGGCCAAGCGCCCGGGGTTGGAAGACTGGAGCTACCGCGATGTGCTGCCGTACTTCCGCGAGGCCGAAACGCGCGACATCGGCGCCAATGACTATCACGGCGGCGACGGCCCGGTGAGCGTGGCCACGCCGAAAAACGACAACAACGTGCTGTTCCATGCCATGGTCGATGCCGGCGTGCAGGCGGGCTATCCGCGCACCGACGATCTCAACGGCTATCAGCAGGAAGGCTTCGGGCCGATGGACCGCACCGTGACGCCACGCGGACGGCGCGCGAGTACCGCGCGCGGCTATCTGGACATGGCCAAGCCGCGCGATGGCCTGCATATCGTCACCCATGCCACCACCGACCGCATCCTGTTTGCCGGCAAGCGCGCGATCGGCGTGCACTATCTGGTGGGCAACAGTAGCGAGGGCATCAATGCGCATGCGCGTCGCGAAGTGCTGGTGTGTGCGGGCGCCATCGCCTCACCGCAGCTGTTGCAGCGCTCCGGTGTGGGCGCACCGGATCTGCTGCGCGCACTCGACGTGCAACTGGTCCACGACCTGCCCGGCGTCGGCCAGAACCTGCAGGATCATCTGGAGGTCTACATCCAGTACGCCTGCACCAAGCCGGTATCGTTGTACCCAGCCTTGCAGTGGTGGAACCAGCCTGCGATTGGTGCCGAGTGGCTGTTCGCCGGCACCGGCACTGGTGCCAGCAACCAGTTCGAAGCCGGCGGTTTCATCCGCACGCGCGATGAGTTCGACTGGCCCAACATCCAGTACCACTTCCTCCCCGTCGCCATCAATTACAACGGCAGCAATGCAGTGAAGGAACATGGCTTCCAGGCACATGTGGGCTCGATGCGCACCCCCAGCCGCGGGCGCGTGCACGCCAAGTCGCGCGACCCGCACCAGCACCCGTCGATCCTGTTCAACTACCAATCCACCGACCAGGACTGGCAGGAATTCCGCGACGCAATCCGCATCACCCGCGAAATCATCGCGCAGCCCGCGCTCGATGCGTATCGCGGCCGCGAGATTAGCCCCAGCGCCGATTGCAAGACCGACGCCGAGCTGGACGCATTCGTGCGTTCGCGTGCAGAAACTGCCTATCACCCATCGTGCTCGTGCGCGATGGGCACCGACGACATGGCCGTGGTGGATGGACAAGGCCGCGTGCATGGCATGGACGGGCTGCGTGTCATCGACGCCTCGATCATGCCGCGCATCATCACCGGCAACCTCAATGCCACCACCATCATGATCGCCGAGAAGATCGCCGACCGTATGCGTGGACGCACACCGCTGCCGCGCAGCACGGCCGATTACTACATCGCCGGCGATGCGCCGGTGCGCCGATAA
- a CDS encoding MarR family winged helix-turn-helix transcriptional regulator has product MNSDIHPEAAIAPGYLANHAARVFNRSVDARLREHGLTLALIAPLLLLSWKGPMLQRDLVRHSAVKQPAMAALLDKLEAMALIAREALSSDKRAATVRLTAAGEEAAATGRTALLHFNAVGVSGFSSEEARLLTVLLGRLIDNLEAAASE; this is encoded by the coding sequence ATGAACTCGGACATCCACCCGGAAGCGGCCATCGCGCCCGGCTATCTGGCCAACCATGCCGCGCGCGTCTTCAATCGCAGCGTCGACGCCCGCCTGCGCGAACACGGACTGACGCTTGCGCTGATCGCGCCGTTGCTGCTGCTGTCGTGGAAAGGCCCGATGCTGCAGCGGGACCTGGTGCGCCACTCTGCAGTGAAGCAGCCAGCGATGGCCGCGCTGCTGGACAAGCTCGAAGCGATGGCGCTGATTGCGCGCGAGGCCTTGTCCAGCGACAAACGCGCTGCCACGGTTCGGCTGACCGCCGCCGGGGAAGAAGCTGCCGCCACCGGCCGAACCGCGCTGCTTCACTTCAATGCCGTCGGCGTCTCGGGATTTTCCAGCGAAGAAGCCAGGCTGCTGACCGTTCTGCTTGGCCGCCTGATCGACAATCTGGAAGCCGCCGCAAGCGAATAG
- a CDS encoding FAD-dependent monooxygenase, with amino-acid sequence MARRILISGASVAGTTAAWWLDAHGLEIEVVERAPAFRDGGQNVDVRGNAREVLRRMGLEARAFERSTQELGTDWVSEDNRVIARFKADDSDTDSGPTADLEIRRGDLARILYDATRERVPYRFDDSICALAQDHDGVDVTFHSGRSARYDAVVVAEGVGAHTRELVFPGENVPYWMDMTIAYFSIPRVPHDSDYARQYNTVGGRGATLKPALDGKLGAYLGLQKRPEGENAWSLERQRRYMQAQFANDGWEFPRILDAMKEVDDFYFEVLRQVRMPRWSAGRVVLTGDAAWCPTSLSGIGTTLAMVGSYVLAGELAQASTPTQAFTHYERIMRPFVKEGQNVPKIVPRLLWPHTAVGLTLLRSAMRLAGTPLARRIINNRFARDSNSIALPDYRPVEPR; translated from the coding sequence ATGGCCCGTCGGATTCTCATCAGCGGCGCAAGCGTCGCTGGGACCACTGCGGCATGGTGGCTTGACGCTCATGGGCTCGAGATCGAGGTCGTCGAACGCGCGCCGGCGTTTCGAGACGGCGGCCAGAACGTCGACGTGCGCGGCAATGCCCGCGAGGTGCTGCGCCGCATGGGACTGGAAGCGCGTGCGTTCGAACGCAGCACCCAAGAGCTGGGCACCGATTGGGTGAGCGAAGACAATCGCGTCATTGCACGCTTCAAGGCAGACGACTCCGACACCGACAGTGGGCCCACTGCCGACCTGGAAATCCGTCGCGGCGACCTTGCGCGCATCCTGTACGACGCCACCCGCGAGCGCGTGCCCTATCGCTTCGACGACAGCATCTGCGCCCTCGCCCAGGACCACGACGGCGTCGACGTCACCTTCCACAGCGGCCGCTCCGCGCGCTACGACGCTGTCGTGGTCGCCGAAGGCGTGGGTGCGCACACGCGTGAGCTGGTGTTTCCCGGTGAGAACGTGCCGTACTGGATGGACATGACCATCGCGTATTTCAGTATCCCCCGAGTCCCACACGACAGTGACTATGCCCGGCAATACAACACGGTGGGCGGACGCGGCGCGACGTTGAAGCCCGCGCTGGACGGCAAGCTGGGCGCCTATCTGGGCCTGCAGAAGCGGCCCGAGGGCGAGAACGCCTGGAGCCTGGAGCGGCAACGGCGCTACATGCAAGCGCAATTTGCCAACGACGGCTGGGAATTTCCGCGCATTCTCGACGCGATGAAGGAGGTCGACGATTTCTACTTCGAGGTGCTGCGGCAGGTGCGCATGCCGCGCTGGTCCGCCGGCCGGGTGGTGTTGACCGGCGATGCCGCCTGGTGCCCCACATCGCTGTCGGGCATCGGCACGACGCTGGCAATGGTCGGCAGCTATGTGCTGGCAGGCGAACTTGCGCAGGCCAGCACACCGACGCAAGCGTTTACGCACTACGAACGGATCATGCGCCCGTTCGTCAAAGAGGGGCAGAACGTCCCCAAGATCGTCCCTCGCCTGCTCTGGCCGCACACCGCTGTCGGGCTGACGCTGTTACGCAGCGCGATGCGCCTGGCAGGTACGCCGCTTGCCCGACGCATCATCAACAACCGCTTTGCGCGCGATTCCAACAGCATTGCCTTGCCAGACTATCGGCCGGTAGAGCCGCGCTGA